In Bifidobacterium scardovii JCM 12489 = DSM 13734, the genomic stretch GGCGCCGCAGGGCCATCGCCCTGCCGAGCCTGGTGGAAAACGATTCCGATGTCATGCCTCTCCTTTGCCGCTTCACGATGGCGAAAGTTCAACGTGATGCGTGAAGCGCTGGTTCAAACTGTAGCACTCCTGAACGGCGAAGCCTCCGGAAAGTTCAATTTTTATGTGATGATACTGTGAATGCGCATCACAGGAAGTTCAATTTCGTTGAACTCTATCTGGCTCCCCTCCCCGAGGGGAGCCAAATAGCGCGCTACCGGTTGAAGGACTCTCTCGTCTTGGCGGCGAGCTGCCCGCATGCGCCGTCGATGTCCTGCCCGCGGGTGTCGCGCAGCGTGGCGGTGATGCCGGCGGCGTGCAGGATCTCCAGGAACCGCCGCTCGTCCTCGGGCTTGGAGGCGGTCCACCGCGATCCCTCGATCGGATTGAGCGGGATCGGGTTGACGTGCGCCCAGTTGTCGCCGTAGTGGTTGAGGCGCTTGGCGAGCAGCCGGGCGTGTTCGGCCTGGTCGTTGATCCCGCGCATCAGCGCGTATTCGATGCTCACCCGGCGCTTGGACGCCAGATAGTAGTCGTGCGCGGCGTCCAGCACCTGCGTGGTGTTGAACCGCTTGTTCATCGGCACGAGCTCGTCGCGCAGCTCGTCGCTCGGTGCGTGCAGCGACACGGCGAGGCGCACAGGAATGCCCTCGGTGGCGAGCTTCCTGATGCCGGGGACCACGCCGACCGTCGAGACGGTGATGTTGCGTGCGGAGATGCCGAAGCCCTCCGGGGGCATCGCGCTGATCTGGCGCACCGCGGACATGACGGAGCGGTAGTTACCCATCGGCTCGCCCATGCCCATGAACACGACGTTGCTCAGGCGTCCCGGGCCTCCGGCCACCTCGCCGTCGCGCATCATGCGGGCGGCGACGCGCACCTGCTCGATGATCTCGCCGGCCGACATGTTGCGGGTCAGCCCCAGCTTGCCGGTGGCGCAGAACGGGCAGCCCATGCCGCAGCCGACCTGACTGGAGATGCACAGCGTGGTCCGCGTCGGATAGCGCATGAGCACGGACTCGATATGCGATCCGTCGAACAGGCGCCACAGCGCCTTGATGGTGGTGCCCTCGTCGGCGACCTGCCGGGTGACCTCGTGGATGAGTTCGGGGAAAAACGCCTCGGCGGCCTCGGCGCGCTTGGCGACCGGGAAATCGGTGAATTCCTCGGCGTTCACGTCGAAATGGCCGTAGTAGTGGTTCGCCAGCTGCTTGACGCGGAACTTCGGCAGCCCCAGCTCCGCGGCTTTCGCGATGCGCTCCTCGCCGCTCATGTCGGCGAAGTGCAGCGGCGGCTTGCCGCGACGCGCGTGGTCCTTGGCCAGCACGTCGCGGAACGCGCCGCTGGTGCCGCCCGGCGTGATGCCGGTCTCGGGCAGGTCCGCGGACGGCCCGGATGCGGTGCCCGGCTTATCGATGCTTTCGTTCATGGTATATGCGCCTCACAGTCCCGTGGCCCACAGCAGCACGCAGGTGAACGGCGCGGACAGCAGGATCGAGTCGACGCGGTCCATCACGCCGCCGTGCCCCTTGAGCAGGTGGCCCATGTCCTTGATGCCGATGTCACGCTTGAGCATGGACGCGCACAGATCGCCGAAGGTGCCGACGATGCCGATCATGACGCCGGCCACGACGGGGACCCACCAGCGGGTCGCCCACATCGAGGCGTCGTAGGTGCAGGCGAAGACGGCGAACGCGCCGGCCATCGCGAACAGCATCGAGCCGATCAGGCCCTCCACGGATTTCTTCGGTGAAATGCGCGGGGACAGCTTGTGCTTGCCGAGCCATGCGCCGGCGAACAGGCCGCCGGTGTCGCTCAGGGCCGGCAGGAACACGAGCATGATGCCGTGCGCCACCGGATGCCCGTTGAAGGTCAGCGGGATCACCAGGCAGGAGCCGAGCAGGGGGATGTACAGCAGCGTGAACAGTGACACGGCGACGTGGCTCAGCCGGCTGTGATGCTGTTCGCCGCCCTCGTGGTTGAAGGAGGATTCCAGGCGGGCGCCCGCGTCGGTGTGGGCCAGCTTGGAGGCGACGGCCGCGGACAGCCTGCTGCCGAAGCTCATCTTGGCGCTGGCCGCCAGCGTGACCAGCAGGGC encodes the following:
- a CDS encoding phosphatidate cytidylyltransferase, giving the protein METREQREKEAEEALDAINKKTGRNMPQAIGTAVVLIAVILACLLISIDLFVVLIVVFMILALWELRVDFATAGLHIPVVMLWICSTFTLLATYYSEHHIVAMSLSIMTSALLVTLAASAKMSFGSRLSAAVASKLAHTDAGARLESSFNHEGGEQHHSRLSHVAVSLFTLLYIPLLGSCLVIPLTFNGHPVAHGIMLVFLPALSDTGGLFAGAWLGKHKLSPRISPKKSVEGLIGSMLFAMAGAFAVFACTYDASMWATRWWVPVVAGVMIGIVGTFGDLCASMLKRDIGIKDMGHLLKGHGGVMDRVDSILLSAPFTCVLLWATGL
- the rlmN gene encoding 23S rRNA (adenine(2503)-C(2))-methyltransferase RlmN produces the protein MNESIDKPGTASGPSADLPETGITPGGTSGAFRDVLAKDHARRGKPPLHFADMSGEERIAKAAELGLPKFRVKQLANHYYGHFDVNAEEFTDFPVAKRAEAAEAFFPELIHEVTRQVADEGTTIKALWRLFDGSHIESVLMRYPTRTTLCISSQVGCGMGCPFCATGKLGLTRNMSAGEIIEQVRVAARMMRDGEVAGGPGRLSNVVFMGMGEPMGNYRSVMSAVRQISAMPPEGFGISARNITVSTVGVVPGIRKLATEGIPVRLAVSLHAPSDELRDELVPMNKRFNTTQVLDAAHDYYLASKRRVSIEYALMRGINDQAEHARLLAKRLNHYGDNWAHVNPIPLNPIEGSRWTASKPEDERRFLEILHAAGITATLRDTRGQDIDGACGQLAAKTRESFNR